The DNA sequence CGAAGCTTTTTGAGTCGTTGTAGTGTTTTAACGTTCTCAAGCATCGGCTTCAATTTCTGTGTGTCGCTGACGGAAAATCGAAGTTCCAATGATTCAAGAATACCTTCAATGATGCTTTCCCGGGCACCTTGCTCAATACCTTGCTCAATACCTTGCTCAATACCTTGCTCAATACCTTGCTCAATACCTTGCT is a window from the Candidatus Poribacteria bacterium genome containing:
- a CDS encoding transposase — protein: QGIEQGIEQGIEQGIEQGIEQGARESIIEGILESLELRFSVSDTQKLKPMLENVKTLQRLKKLRREALQAQSLEIFRQVLLEDENRTR